A region of Plantactinospora sp. BC1 DNA encodes the following proteins:
- a CDS encoding diaminobutyrate--2-oxoglutarate transaminase, which produces MLVRTGGQVDEGGGSVDVLETYESRVRYYCRRWPAVFARAEGARLYDEDGREYLDFFAGAATLNYGHNPPELVEAVIDYLRSGGLVHGLDTATVAKREFVRALSDVVLAPRGLDYRIQFTGPTGTSAVEAALRVARKATGRRRVVCLTGAYHGMTVDSIAVSDISGPAGLPTLDPAGVTRVPHEMDAPGTEHALAALASALDGPDGAPAAFVVETLQGEGGVRPLSARYLSEAQALCRRTGTILIVDDIQAGGGRTGPFFSFESAGLRPDVVCLSKSISGLGLPLSLVLIAPELDVWAPGEHSGTFRGNQLAFVTGALAIRRWWRTEHLRREVERKSALLAEELSTLDDDGECLAGPVRGRGLLLGLPCRSRGVADLVARYAFEQGLLLETCGRDGEVLKLCPPLTVTDAELRRGVGTLAAALRRAGDRHGAGQVVAVRPG; this is translated from the coding sequence CTGTTGGTGAGGACGGGTGGTCAGGTCGACGAGGGCGGGGGCAGCGTGGACGTACTGGAGACGTACGAGTCGAGGGTCCGGTACTACTGCCGGCGGTGGCCGGCGGTCTTCGCCCGGGCCGAGGGCGCCCGGCTGTACGACGAGGACGGCCGGGAGTACCTGGACTTCTTCGCCGGCGCGGCGACGCTCAACTACGGTCACAACCCGCCGGAGCTGGTCGAGGCGGTGATCGACTACCTGCGCTCCGGCGGGCTGGTGCACGGGCTGGACACGGCGACGGTGGCCAAGCGCGAGTTCGTCCGGGCACTCTCCGACGTGGTACTGGCGCCGCGCGGGCTCGACTACCGGATCCAGTTCACCGGGCCGACCGGCACCAGCGCGGTCGAGGCGGCGCTCCGGGTGGCCCGGAAGGCGACCGGGCGACGCCGGGTGGTCTGCCTCACCGGCGCCTACCACGGGATGACGGTCGACTCGATCGCGGTCTCCGACATCTCCGGGCCGGCCGGGCTGCCCACCCTGGACCCGGCCGGGGTGACCCGGGTGCCGCACGAGATGGACGCGCCCGGCACCGAGCACGCGCTGGCCGCCCTGGCGAGCGCGCTCGACGGCCCGGACGGCGCACCGGCGGCGTTCGTCGTCGAGACCCTCCAGGGCGAGGGCGGCGTCCGGCCGCTGTCGGCGCGGTACCTGAGCGAGGCACAGGCGCTCTGCCGGCGTACCGGGACGATCCTGATCGTGGACGACATCCAGGCCGGCGGTGGGCGTACCGGACCGTTCTTCTCGTTCGAGTCCGCCGGGCTGCGGCCCGACGTCGTCTGCCTGTCGAAGTCGATCAGCGGCCTCGGGCTTCCGCTCAGCCTGGTACTCATCGCTCCGGAGCTGGACGTGTGGGCGCCCGGCGAGCACTCCGGAACGTTCCGGGGCAACCAGCTCGCCTTCGTCACCGGCGCGCTGGCGATCAGGCGGTGGTGGCGTACCGAGCACCTGCGCCGGGAGGTGGAGCGCAAGTCGGCGCTGCTGGCCGAGGAACTGTCCACTCTGGACGACGACGGCGAGTGCCTGGCCGGGCCGGTGCGGGGGCGCGGACTGCTGCTCGGGCTGCCCTGCCGGAGTCGCGGGGTGGCGGACCTGGTCGCCCGGTACGCCTTCGAGCAGGGCCTGCTGCTGGAGACCTGCGGTCGGGACGGCGAGGTGTTGAAGCTCTGCCCGCCGCTGACGGTGACCGACGCGGAGCTGCGGCGCGGCGTCGGCACGCTGGCGGCGGCGCTGCGCCGGGCGGGTGACCGGCACGGCGCCGGCCAGGTGGTGGCGGTACGACCCGGCTGA
- a CDS encoding DegT/DnrJ/EryC1/StrS aminotransferase family protein, which produces MTVPFLDLRAAYAELRTELDAAYARVLASGRYVLGPETEAFEAEFAAFCGAPHCVTVGSGCDALELALRALDIGDGDEVIVPSHTFIATWLAVSAAGARPVPVEPDERTGTMDPARIEAAITGRTRAIMPVHLYGHPADLDGINEVAASRGLAVLEDAAQAHGARYRGRRVGEGSTVAAFSFYPGKNLGAMGDGGAVLTADAGLAERVRLLRNYGSRVKYQHELRGTNSRLDELQAAFLRVKLAHLPEWNRRRAEVATRYLTDLAGLPGLTLPGVASWAEPVWHLFVVRTAARDRLRAALHRSGVETIIHYPVPPHLAPAYAGPDVPAGGYPVAERLADEVLSLPIGPHLSAEQVKTVVAAVRAGL; this is translated from the coding sequence ATGACGGTGCCCTTCCTGGACCTGCGCGCCGCGTACGCCGAACTCCGCACCGAACTGGACGCCGCCTACGCCCGGGTGCTGGCCTCCGGGCGGTACGTGCTCGGGCCCGAGACGGAGGCGTTCGAGGCCGAGTTCGCCGCCTTCTGCGGCGCACCGCACTGCGTCACGGTGGGCAGCGGATGCGACGCGCTGGAACTGGCCCTGCGGGCACTCGACATCGGCGACGGCGACGAGGTCATCGTGCCGTCGCACACCTTCATCGCGACCTGGTTGGCGGTGTCGGCGGCCGGCGCCCGGCCGGTGCCGGTCGAGCCGGACGAGCGGACCGGGACGATGGACCCGGCCCGGATCGAGGCCGCGATCACCGGTCGGACCAGGGCGATCATGCCGGTACACCTCTACGGCCACCCGGCCGACCTGGACGGGATCAACGAGGTGGCCGCCAGCCGGGGCCTGGCGGTGCTGGAGGACGCAGCCCAGGCCCACGGCGCCCGGTACCGTGGCCGTCGGGTGGGCGAGGGTTCGACCGTGGCGGCGTTCAGCTTCTACCCGGGCAAGAACCTCGGCGCGATGGGCGACGGCGGAGCGGTGCTGACCGCCGACGCCGGCCTGGCCGAGCGGGTACGGCTGCTGCGCAACTACGGCTCGCGGGTCAAGTACCAGCACGAGTTGCGCGGTACGAACTCGCGGCTCGACGAACTCCAGGCGGCGTTCCTGCGGGTCAAACTGGCCCACCTGCCGGAGTGGAACCGCCGTCGCGCCGAGGTGGCAACGCGGTACCTGACAGACCTCGCCGGGCTGCCCGGACTGACACTGCCCGGGGTGGCGTCCTGGGCCGAACCGGTGTGGCACCTCTTCGTGGTCCGGACGGCGGCCCGGGACCGGCTGCGGGCGGCACTGCACCGGTCCGGCGTGGAGACGATCATCCACTACCCGGTGCCGCCGCACCTCGCCCCGGCCTATGCCGGCCCCGACGTCCCGGCCGGCGGATACCCGGTCGCCGAACGCCTCGCCGACGAGGTGCTCAGCCTGCCGATCGGCCCGCACCTGTCGGCCGAGCAGGTCAAGACGGTGGTCGCCGCCGTACGCGCCGGACTGTGA
- a CDS encoding PhoX family phosphatase, translated as MSIDHAAQSVPDPDDRRSNPSTSTPFRDLLNARVSRRALVRGGTVVAATGFLAVADSAPLVRTLGVPAAGASGRSLLGFAPVAANADDAVTLPAGYRADVIIPWGTPIRSTGPAWRPDGTNSAAEQAEQVGMQHDGMHFFPRGPGPAGNRRGLLVVNHEYTDRTLLHADGDAVMTREKSDKTLAALGVTVLEIAQRDGAWRPVDSPFNRRINGTTRMTYSGPVSPRHPALRAVGLPRGTLNNCSHGVTPWGTYLACEENFNIYFGTADPAWTPGPEHDRYGISRTGLDYRLHLADPRFDLARNPNEPNRFGWVVEIDPFRPDSTPVKRTALGRFKHEGATVTESRGHLVVYSGDDQDGEYIYKYVSAAPWAAMRARGRSPLDEGTLYVARFDDDRTGRWLPLRFGHGPLTPAQGWTDQADVLLRTRRAADALGATPLDRPEWISVHPENSAVYASLSNGSGWAHAVTPRTPNPYGHIIRWRESGDDNTATTFEWDVFVLGGDPAYDDRVRLDDAGIFGSPDGLWFDPDGRLWIQTDVSNYVLNSPGWGYDRIGNNAMLACDPGTGEIRRFLVGPRGCEITGITVTPDRRTMFVNVQHPGELTPAWGSPTPENPRAVSNWPDFDPAGRPRSATLVIRKEDGGIIGT; from the coding sequence ATGTCGATCGATCATGCAGCGCAGTCCGTACCGGACCCGGACGATCGCCGTTCCAACCCGTCGACCAGCACCCCGTTCCGGGACCTGCTGAACGCCCGGGTCTCCCGACGCGCCCTGGTCCGCGGCGGCACCGTGGTCGCCGCGACGGGTTTCCTCGCCGTCGCCGACAGCGCGCCGCTGGTGCGTACCCTCGGCGTCCCGGCGGCCGGCGCCTCCGGTCGGAGCCTGCTCGGCTTCGCCCCGGTGGCGGCGAACGCCGACGACGCCGTCACGCTGCCGGCCGGCTACCGGGCTGACGTGATCATCCCGTGGGGGACGCCGATCCGCTCCACCGGCCCGGCCTGGCGTCCCGACGGCACCAACAGCGCGGCCGAGCAGGCCGAACAGGTCGGCATGCAGCACGACGGCATGCACTTCTTCCCGCGCGGCCCCGGACCGGCCGGCAACCGGCGCGGCCTGCTGGTGGTCAACCACGAGTACACCGACCGGACGCTGCTGCACGCCGACGGCGACGCGGTGATGACCCGGGAGAAGTCGGACAAGACGCTGGCCGCGCTGGGCGTGACCGTGCTGGAGATCGCGCAGCGGGACGGCGCCTGGCGGCCGGTGGACTCACCGTTCAACCGGCGGATCAACGGTACGACCCGGATGACGTACTCGGGGCCGGTCTCGCCGCGCCATCCCGCGCTGCGCGCCGTCGGCCTGCCACGGGGAACCCTCAACAACTGCTCGCACGGGGTCACCCCCTGGGGCACCTACCTGGCCTGCGAGGAGAACTTCAACATCTACTTCGGCACCGCCGACCCGGCCTGGACGCCCGGCCCCGAGCACGACCGGTACGGGATCTCACGCACCGGGCTGGACTACCGGCTGCACCTGGCGGACCCCCGGTTCGACCTGGCGCGCAACCCGAACGAGCCGAACCGGTTCGGCTGGGTCGTGGAGATCGACCCGTTCCGGCCGGACTCCACCCCGGTGAAACGTACGGCGCTGGGCCGGTTCAAGCACGAGGGCGCGACCGTCACCGAGTCGCGCGGCCACCTCGTGGTCTACAGCGGCGACGACCAGGACGGCGAATACATCTACAAGTACGTCAGCGCGGCCCCCTGGGCGGCGATGCGGGCCCGGGGTCGCAGCCCGCTCGACGAGGGCACCCTCTACGTCGCCCGGTTCGACGACGACAGGACCGGCCGCTGGCTGCCGCTGCGCTTCGGTCACGGGCCGCTCACCCCGGCGCAGGGCTGGACGGACCAGGCCGACGTGCTGCTGCGGACCAGGCGGGCCGCCGACGCGCTCGGCGCGACCCCGCTGGACCGGCCGGAGTGGATCAGCGTGCACCCGGAGAATTCGGCGGTCTACGCCAGCCTCTCCAACGGTTCCGGCTGGGCGCACGCGGTGACTCCCCGGACCCCCAACCCGTACGGGCACATCATCCGGTGGCGGGAGAGCGGCGACGACAACACCGCCACCACCTTCGAGTGGGACGTCTTCGTGCTCGGCGGCGACCCCGCGTACGACGACCGGGTCCGGTTGGACGACGCCGGCATCTTCGGTTCGCCGGACGGGCTGTGGTTCGACCCCGACGGTCGGCTGTGGATCCAGACCGACGTGTCGAACTACGTGCTGAACTCCCCCGGCTGGGGGTACGACCGGATAGGCAACAACGCGATGCTGGCGTGTGACCCGGGTACCGGCGAGATCCGCCGGTTCCTCGTCGGTCCCCGCGGCTGCGAGATCACCGGGATCACCGTGACGCCGGACCGGCGGACGATGTTCGTCAACGTGCAGCACCCCGGCGAGCTGACCCCGGCCTGGGGCAGCCCGACACCGGAGAACCCGCGCGCGGTCAGCAATTGGCCCGACTTCGATCCCGCCGGCCGGCCCCGCTCCGCCACCCTGGTGATCCGCAAGGAGGACGGCGGGATCATCGGAACCTGA
- a CDS encoding GIY-YIG nuclease family protein — protein sequence MSTPARAARAEEVEPTKPPASAPPRAAISRLPDTPGVYRFRDGRNRVLYIGRAVNLRRRVASYWSDLRDRAHLSTMVGRIARIEAVSCASEHEAAWLERNLLEAHLPAANRTRGGQEVPVHLRLDPGPETPGLRVVHHPGPASQVRHFGPYLGGTRVRLAASALHRVLPLAYAGTGITGLDLDLAGKLGIDPSHRARLVDALVAVLSREPAAVRDAHDRLCQRRDDAAGRLAFELAGRLQAEIEAVEWITCTQRVTLARPDDLDAYGWADDLLVRFQVRAGRLCGWSQRSCTLERARRYLDATPPDWAEFAGGTAELAARLAR from the coding sequence GTGAGCACGCCGGCCCGGGCCGCCCGTGCCGAGGAGGTCGAGCCGACGAAGCCGCCTGCCAGCGCCCCGCCCCGGGCCGCCATCTCCCGCCTGCCGGACACCCCCGGCGTCTACCGGTTCCGCGACGGCCGTAACCGGGTGCTCTACATCGGACGGGCGGTCAACCTCCGGCGTCGGGTCGCCTCGTACTGGTCCGACCTCCGGGACCGCGCCCACCTGAGCACGATGGTCGGTCGGATCGCCCGGATCGAGGCGGTGAGCTGCGCCTCCGAGCACGAGGCCGCCTGGCTGGAACGCAACCTGCTCGAAGCGCACCTGCCGGCCGCCAACCGCACCCGGGGCGGACAGGAGGTTCCGGTCCACCTGCGGCTGGACCCGGGACCCGAGACCCCCGGGCTCAGGGTCGTGCACCACCCCGGGCCGGCGTCGCAGGTCCGGCACTTCGGTCCCTACCTCGGCGGCACCCGGGTACGGCTGGCCGCCTCCGCGCTGCACCGGGTGCTGCCGCTGGCGTACGCCGGCACCGGCATCACCGGCCTCGACCTCGACCTCGCCGGCAAGCTGGGCATCGACCCGAGCCACCGGGCCCGGCTGGTCGACGCGCTGGTCGCCGTGCTGTCCCGGGAACCGGCCGCGGTGCGGGACGCCCACGACCGGCTCTGCCAACGGCGGGACGACGCCGCCGGCCGGCTCGCGTTCGAGCTGGCCGGCCGGTTGCAGGCCGAGATCGAGGCCGTGGAGTGGATCACCTGCACCCAGCGGGTCACCCTGGCCCGACCGGACGACCTCGACGCGTACGGGTGGGCCGACGACCTGCTGGTGCGGTTCCAGGTCCGGGCCGGACGGCTCTGCGGCTGGAGCCAGCGGTCGTGCACCCTGGAGAGGGCCCGCCGGTACCTCGACGCCACCCCGCCCGACTGGGCCGAGTTCGCCGGCGGCACCGCCGAACTGGCCGCCCGGCTGGCCCGGTAA
- a CDS encoding condensation domain-containing protein, whose protein sequence is MTGVRTGPLTWGQHIFWFYNHPWREKSHRPPEFSRSLEIPEGTTVSALQDALNRCVQKFESLRTTYSRPDTDPPRQHVLASYEAPVLSFEEARRTEFSILDRPAVRVAVPDTHGAVGKAYLVVNQVDLDWLSFAIVKRFVECDLARGRRGPAPEFNADFHNIDLARWESGQVAQSTRRIAWMRDLRRRIPRNVMPVRRDGYPAGDEGRRVVAEALVPEILPRVEALARACRVTVPTVVHAVIGLLLAGWLRRDDVYLYSEVANRWQPETLHMVGRAATVVICEVRADPAQTARRLLVETHKALLKAYWNSQRDFGAWRMDGIREDAEFGSSFALPVVVDYADGLGGRPEPGQHLDRETVRVETRDGGANEANFHLTPLGTGLRIELTADTSAFSPEEAATALRLLAQLLRTVSGQPETPVADLLRLVTLGPPRGVEGLARLGESRFDADLIRRRIAEFPGVERAEVFVDGLAGSPVRAHLAGAAVDLTGLHEHMMLAAAGSPLIHLPTSYRLVRTAPDGTAGEAGWLAREATAQLCPRDGYRPTVEDDERIRALVRVFESRHPGSACDPARCYAQAGGEYLLVPSMMVGLREAGFEGAEPADFISLASLAAVARKLRRSPGAAADGDGGSGASVVQPGGPPSCTPGRRTDPAGGVPGMVAAGGSV, encoded by the coding sequence ATGACGGGTGTCCGCACCGGTCCCCTGACCTGGGGGCAGCACATCTTCTGGTTCTACAACCATCCGTGGCGGGAAAAGAGTCACCGGCCACCGGAGTTCAGCCGGAGTCTGGAGATTCCCGAGGGCACCACCGTGTCCGCGCTCCAGGATGCGCTCAACAGGTGCGTACAGAAATTCGAATCCCTTCGCACGACATATTCCCGACCGGACACCGACCCGCCACGGCAGCACGTGCTGGCGTCGTACGAGGCACCGGTGCTGAGCTTCGAGGAGGCGCGCCGCACCGAGTTCTCCATCCTCGACCGGCCGGCCGTCCGGGTTGCGGTGCCGGACACGCACGGTGCGGTCGGCAAGGCCTATCTGGTGGTGAACCAGGTGGACCTCGACTGGCTCTCCTTCGCCATCGTGAAGCGGTTCGTCGAGTGTGACCTGGCGCGCGGCCGGCGGGGGCCGGCACCCGAGTTCAACGCCGACTTCCACAACATCGACCTGGCCCGGTGGGAATCCGGGCAGGTCGCGCAGAGTACGCGTCGGATCGCGTGGATGCGGGACCTCCGCCGCCGGATACCGCGCAACGTCATGCCGGTCCGCCGGGACGGGTATCCGGCGGGCGACGAGGGACGCCGGGTCGTCGCGGAGGCGCTGGTACCGGAGATCCTGCCCCGGGTCGAGGCGCTGGCCCGCGCCTGCCGGGTCACCGTGCCGACCGTCGTGCACGCGGTCATCGGGCTGCTGCTGGCCGGCTGGCTGCGCCGGGACGACGTGTACCTCTACTCCGAGGTGGCGAACCGCTGGCAGCCGGAGACCCTGCACATGGTCGGCCGGGCAGCCACCGTGGTCATCTGCGAGGTCCGGGCGGACCCGGCGCAGACCGCGCGACGGCTGCTGGTGGAGACGCACAAGGCCCTGTTGAAGGCGTACTGGAACAGCCAGCGCGACTTCGGCGCGTGGCGGATGGACGGGATCAGGGAGGATGCCGAGTTCGGCAGCAGCTTCGCGCTCCCCGTCGTGGTCGACTACGCCGACGGGCTCGGCGGGCGCCCGGAACCCGGTCAGCACCTCGACCGGGAGACGGTACGGGTGGAGACCCGCGACGGCGGCGCCAACGAGGCGAACTTCCACCTGACCCCGCTGGGGACGGGCCTGCGGATCGAACTGACCGCCGACACGTCCGCCTTCTCGCCCGAGGAGGCGGCCACCGCGCTGCGGCTGCTGGCGCAGCTGCTGCGTACCGTCAGCGGCCAGCCGGAGACGCCGGTGGCCGACCTCCTCCGGCTGGTCACCCTCGGGCCGCCGCGCGGGGTCGAGGGCTTGGCCCGGCTCGGCGAGTCACGGTTCGACGCCGACCTGATCCGGCGGCGGATAGCCGAGTTCCCCGGCGTCGAGCGGGCCGAGGTCTTCGTCGACGGCCTGGCCGGCTCGCCCGTCCGGGCGCACCTGGCCGGCGCCGCCGTCGACCTGACCGGGCTGCACGAACACATGATGCTGGCCGCCGCCGGCAGCCCACTGATCCACCTGCCCACCTCCTACCGGCTGGTCCGGACCGCCCCGGACGGGACGGCGGGCGAGGCCGGCTGGCTCGCCCGGGAGGCCACCGCGCAGCTGTGCCCGCGCGACGGGTACCGGCCGACGGTCGAGGACGACGAGCGGATCCGCGCGCTCGTGCGGGTCTTCGAGAGCCGGCATCCCGGCTCGGCCTGCGACCCGGCCCGGTGTTACGCCCAGGCCGGCGGTGAGTACCTGCTGGTCCCGTCGATGATGGTCGGGCTGCGGGAGGCCGGATTCGAGGGCGCCGAACCGGCCGACTTCATCAGCCTGGCCTCGCTCGCGGCGGTCGCCCGGAAACTGCGCCGCAGCCCGGGCGCGGCGGCCGACGGTGACGGCGGGTCGGGCGCATCCGTCGTTCAACCGGGTGGCCCGCCCAGTTGCACACCCGGCCGCCGGACCGATCCGGCCGGTGGGGTGCCCGGTATGGTGGCGGCGGGCGGGTCGGTGTGA